A genomic segment from Geminocystis sp. M7585_C2015_104 encodes:
- a CDS encoding AAA family ATPase has product MIPLRLKLKNFLSYKEAELNFEGLHTACICGANGAGKSSLLEAITWAIWGKTRASSDDDLVHLGETETRVDFEFFYNQKQYRIIRIRNKSKSSALDFQLFNGQEYKSIAGSGIRETQDKISQCLKIDYDTFINSAYIRQGRADEFMLLTPAQRKEVLADLLKLESYEKLAEDAKNLAREFKVRAEEIKKKIEENQERISQKPSLFWELEHLERELNSRQKLQGEIKANLENLRRLNDQRLELLKRKEWQEGQLARLFARLEYLENEKKKLAEELEKLQQILAREAEIVSAYRHWQLLTEKNDELNQKLHRYQQLRESIQYLESQLNKEKERLKISLEREKANLDNLSLREEELRQTISKYPNLDKELEKLRACRQQLAILESIQEEAHNLLQKKYALEKEVEREKALLIARLENLQKEYNNIQKELQEILPLRRRFFQLEQDLTNCRNIRNYQKRVQEKGDEKKIIISQLLNRQTDLETQLTKLTEKLNTLQEKHAICPLCERELDESHLQYVVAKTRMEYKQLELELWNCKAQIVEAERELENLRKEYGELNQKLAQEEHWRKEYAFLENRLDYGEELSTRLEELQEEINAIMSRLENGDYASLQRQKILEIEQKIRELNYSEENHAILRKEEAALRWAETQETRLKEAQNELEKIGQQKEYISQKIRDITEELSTIARDSEIQRKLQHIQQELAEINYDSREHQQVVETLRELQQYQQLYADLFQAQKNKPHLENQIIQITENSKEYQEEKNKIIAELEETKQQLSSLKDYGEQLTQLEEEAKSCQEKIQELLMKKGRLEQSLAMIQTQEEEVKQLEKQLKETQKQHRIHEELGIAFGKNGIQSLMIENILPLIENEANRILNNLTGNQLSVKFVTQKQTKSGRGKNSNPRDTLDIIIADNQGTRAYETYSGGEAFRVNFAIRLALSRILAQRAGTPLQMLIIDEGFGSQDAEGCERLIAAINAVAPEFACILTVTHISQFKEAFQTKIEVYKTPEGSKIRLVG; this is encoded by the coding sequence TTATTCGCATTAGAAACAAAAGTAAGAGTAGCGCTTTAGATTTTCAGCTTTTCAATGGCCAGGAGTATAAATCTATCGCCGGCAGTGGAATTAGAGAAACCCAAGATAAGATTTCTCAGTGTTTAAAAATTGACTATGACACCTTTATAAACTCCGCCTATATCAGACAAGGTAGGGCCGACGAATTCATGCTACTCACCCCTGCACAGCGGAAAGAAGTATTGGCAGATTTGCTAAAACTTGAATCCTATGAAAAACTAGCAGAAGATGCCAAAAACCTTGCCAGAGAATTCAAAGTTAGGGCGGAAGAAATTAAGAAGAAAATAGAAGAAAATCAAGAAAGAATCTCCCAAAAGCCTAGCCTATTCTGGGAGTTAGAGCACCTAGAAAGAGAATTGAATTCCAGGCAGAAACTACAAGGAGAAATTAAGGCAAATCTTGAAAACCTCAGGAGATTAAACGACCAACGTCTGGAATTACTGAAGAGAAAAGAATGGCAGGAGGGGCAACTGGCAAGGTTATTCGCCCGCCTGGAATATCTGGAAAATGAAAAGAAAAAATTGGCAGAGGAGTTAGAAAAATTACAACAGATATTAGCGCGAGAAGCAGAAATTGTATCCGCTTATCGTCATTGGCAATTGCTGACGGAAAAAAATGATGAACTTAATCAAAAACTTCATAGGTATCAGCAGTTAAGAGAAAGCATACAATACCTGGAGAGTCAATTAAATAAGGAAAAAGAAAGGCTCAAAATATCTTTGGAAAGGGAAAAAGCCAATCTGGACAATCTATCCCTCAGAGAGGAAGAATTAAGACAAACTATCAGCAAGTACCCCAACTTAGATAAAGAGTTAGAAAAACTAAGGGCTTGTCGCCAACAACTGGCCATTCTTGAATCCATCCAAGAAGAGGCACATAACTTGTTACAAAAAAAATACGCTTTAGAAAAAGAGGTGGAAAGAGAAAAGGCGCTCCTTATTGCCAGGCTGGAAAATCTACAAAAAGAGTATAATAATATCCAGAAAGAATTGCAAGAAATCCTACCCCTAAGAAGACGTTTTTTTCAACTGGAACAGGACCTAACCAACTGCCGAAATATTAGAAATTATCAGAAACGTGTTCAGGAGAAGGGAGACGAGAAAAAGATTATTATAAGTCAGCTATTAAACCGGCAAACGGATTTAGAGACCCAATTGACAAAGTTGACAGAGAAATTGAACACTCTCCAGGAAAAACATGCAATTTGCCCCCTTTGTGAGAGAGAATTAGACGAAAGTCACCTGCAATATGTTGTTGCCAAAACCCGGATGGAATACAAACAGCTTGAATTAGAATTATGGAATTGTAAAGCCCAAATTGTGGAAGCAGAAAGGGAGTTGGAAAACCTAAGGAAAGAATATGGGGAATTGAATCAAAAGCTCGCTCAAGAAGAACACTGGAGAAAGGAGTATGCTTTCCTTGAAAATAGGTTAGATTATGGAGAGGAACTCTCAACCAGACTCGAGGAGTTACAAGAAGAAATAAATGCTATTATGTCTCGGCTAGAAAATGGTGATTATGCCTCCCTTCAACGTCAGAAAATCCTAGAGATAGAACAAAAAATTAGAGAATTAAACTACAGTGAAGAAAACCACGCCATTCTGAGAAAAGAAGAGGCGGCCTTGCGTTGGGCGGAGACCCAAGAAACTAGATTAAAGGAGGCTCAAAACGAATTGGAAAAAATTGGCCAGCAAAAAGAATACATCAGCCAAAAGATAAGGGATATTACTGAAGAATTATCTACAATTGCTCGTGATTCCGAAATCCAGAGAAAATTGCAACACATACAACAAGAATTGGCAGAGATAAACTATGATTCTAGGGAACACCAACAGGTGGTTGAAACCCTGAGGGAACTGCAGCAATATCAACAGTTATATGCAGACTTATTCCAGGCCCAGAAAAACAAACCTCACCTTGAAAACCAGATAATACAAATTACGGAAAATTCAAAAGAATACCAGGAAGAAAAAAACAAAATAATAGCAGAGTTAGAAGAGACAAAACAACAACTGTCCTCCCTGAAAGATTATGGTGAACAACTGACACAACTGGAGGAAGAAGCAAAATCCTGCCAGGAGAAAATCCAAGAATTATTAATGAAAAAGGGAAGGTTAGAACAATCATTAGCTATGATACAGACTCAGGAAGAAGAGGTAAAACAACTGGAAAAACAACTAAAAGAGACACAAAAACAACACCGCATCCACGAGGAGTTGGGGATAGCCTTTGGCAAAAATGGGATCCAGTCTTTAATGATTGAAAATATACTGCCATTGATTGAGAATGAAGCTAATCGCATTTTAAATAATCTCACCGGCAATCAGTTGAGTGTAAAATTCGTAACCCAGAAACAGACAAAATCAGGGAGGGGAAAAAATTCAAATCCTAGAGATACCCTAGATATTATCATTGCTGACAACCAGGGCACAAGAGCCTATGAGACTTATTCGGGGGGAGAAGCCTTCAGGGTCAATTTTGCCATTCGCCTAGCATTATCCCGTATCTTAGCCCAAAGGGCAGGCACACCCCTCCAAATGTTAATCATAGATGAGGGTTTTGGTAGTCAGGATGCAGAGGGATGTGAACGTCTCATTGCCGCCATCAATGCCGTCGCCCCCGAATTCGCCTGTATTCTCACAGTAACCCATATCAGCCAATTCAAAGAGGCTTTTCAAACTAAAATAGAAGTGTATAAAACCCCCGAAGGCTCAAAAATTAGACTCGTAGGCTGA
- a CDS encoding DUF4101 domain-containing protein, translated as MEIPLDYYRILGIPLEAEPELIKQAYEDRSVQLPHQDYSIIAQSSRKNLLKVAYDTLSNPESRLQYNASLFAQEEEEKKEISLEIDNSLFLGALIILLELGEYELVLNLSQPYLNNKGKLDQLTNQVEQISLVWQDLILTVVLAHLELAREKWQEREYNLAAEYLQYSHDLLVKEDLFPHLRKEIKQDLGKLKPYRVIELLTKEDASSDPKDREKALNLLREMFNRRGGFENTSVDECGLDGEAFLRFIQQIRVYLTAEEQQKLFEAEAKRPSTAATYLFAYACIARGFAERKPELIIKAKNSLIPLTIHQDVYLEQSICALLLGQTTEAEFSLGQSKEKEAIEYIKTLSASSPDLLPGLCRYTEEWLKTEVFPQFLDLKDANPSLDAYFDDPRVQSYLESLSQPSLPETESSFPDNFTVSLPQMETENYDTTDQKPEIQQPTFPASPREEEVEEKEELIGFSDLLEAEMETSPPQPTVSSNTDKKTNPRPSHPSSAKKPVKRPHRDALLPFFIPLAAILCATSVAFLVLKVLFPKQQENLNIPLSEPLIDLPQKETDPVKENLQVQLSQEDAAAIINNWLVAKQKATGPEYDTTALDQVLTDSLAAVWKANANSLRRLNAYRRYEHKIKVLSAQTNPQNNTEAIVQAEVFERSQYYQNGALNPRLSYEEKLLVQYNLVREGQRWLIRDLKILSSR; from the coding sequence GTGGAAATACCCCTAGACTATTATCGTATTCTGGGCATTCCTCTCGAGGCCGAACCAGAATTGATTAAACAAGCCTATGAGGATCGTTCTGTTCAACTGCCCCACCAGGACTATAGTATCATAGCCCAGTCCTCCCGGAAAAATTTGTTAAAAGTCGCCTACGATACTCTATCTAACCCAGAATCCCGTTTACAGTATAACGCTTCTCTTTTCGCCCAGGAGGAAGAAGAAAAAAAGGAAATATCCCTTGAGATTGACAATAGTCTCTTTCTAGGGGCACTAATCATTCTTTTAGAGTTGGGGGAATACGAGTTGGTGTTAAATCTGAGCCAACCCTATCTCAATAATAAGGGGAAACTGGATCAATTAACGAACCAGGTTGAACAGATTAGCCTTGTTTGGCAGGATTTAATTCTCACTGTGGTATTGGCTCATCTAGAATTAGCAAGAGAAAAATGGCAAGAAAGGGAATATAATCTAGCCGCCGAATATCTCCAATACTCCCACGATTTGCTGGTAAAAGAGGATTTATTCCCCCATCTTAGAAAAGAAATTAAACAGGATTTAGGGAAATTAAAACCTTACCGCGTAATTGAGCTGCTTACAAAGGAAGATGCCTCCTCAGATCCGAAAGATAGGGAAAAGGCCCTTAATCTCCTTCGGGAGATGTTTAACCGCAGAGGAGGGTTTGAAAATACAAGCGTGGACGAGTGCGGTTTAGATGGGGAGGCATTTCTCCGGTTTATTCAGCAAATTCGCGTTTATTTAACCGCAGAAGAACAACAAAAATTGTTTGAAGCGGAGGCAAAACGCCCCTCCACCGCTGCCACCTACCTTTTTGCCTATGCCTGTATTGCCAGGGGATTTGCAGAAAGAAAACCAGAATTGATTATCAAGGCTAAAAATAGTCTTATCCCCCTCACCATTCATCAAGACGTCTATCTTGAACAGTCTATCTGTGCTCTCCTTTTAGGTCAAACTACAGAAGCAGAATTTTCTCTGGGCCAAAGCAAGGAAAAAGAAGCTATTGAATACATAAAAACTCTTTCCGCCTCCTCCCCCGACTTACTCCCCGGTTTGTGTCGTTATACCGAAGAGTGGTTGAAAACAGAAGTATTCCCCCAGTTTCTCGACTTGAAAGACGCTAATCCTTCCCTCGACGCCTATTTTGACGATCCAAGAGTACAAAGCTACCTAGAAAGCCTTTCCCAGCCATCATTGCCAGAAACAGAATCCTCCTTTCCAGACAATTTTACCGTCTCTTTGCCTCAGATGGAAACAGAAAATTATGATACTACTGACCAAAAACCGGAAATACAACAACCCACTTTCCCTGCCTCTCCACGGGAAGAAGAGGTGGAAGAGAAAGAAGAATTAATCGGCTTTAGCGACTTGTTGGAAGCAGAAATGGAGACCTCCCCACCACAGCCTACCGTCTCCAGCAACACTGACAAGAAGACTAATCCCCGACCTTCTCATCCTTCTTCTGCCAAAAAACCGGTTAAGAGGCCCCATCGCGATGCCCTCCTTCCCTTTTTTATACCCCTAGCAGCCATTCTCTGTGCTACTTCTGTAGCCTTTCTTGTACTCAAGGTCCTATTCCCAAAACAACAAGAAAACCTAAATATACCCCTGTCTGAGCCTTTAATCGATTTGCCACAGAAGGAAACAGATCCGGTAAAGGAAAATCTCCAAGTACAATTATCCCAGGAAGACGCCGCCGCCATTATCAACAACTGGCTGGTTGCCAAACAAAAGGCCACTGGCCCAGAATATGATACAACTGCCCTTGATCAGGTTTTAACGGACTCCTTGGCCGCCGTCTGGAAAGCCAATGCCAACAGCCTCCGTCGCCTCAATGCCTATCGTCGTTATGAGCATAAAATTAAAGTCCTTTCCGCTCAAACTAACCCTCAGAATAATACAGAAGCCATCGTTCAGGCAGAGGTTTTTGAAAGGTCTCAGTACTATCAAAATGGTGCTCTCAACCCAAGACTTTCCTACGAAGAAAAACTGTTAGTCCAATACAATCTTGTAAGGGAAGGTCAACGATGGCTCATTAGAGACCTAAAAATTCTCTCCAGCCGTTAG
- the mnmA gene encoding tRNA 2-thiouridine(34) synthase MnmA yields the protein MKKVLVGLSGGVDSSVTAAILQKQGYHVEGVTLWLMKGKGQCCSEGMLDAAIVCEQLGIKHHVVDVRDIFQNNIVDYLIEGYSKGITPLPCSQCNRTVKFPPMLEFARSLGLEYVATGHYARVVYNPSLQRYQLLRAIDAKKDQSYFLYDLPQEILPYLIFPLGSQTKAETRALAAQFKLKTAQKPESQDLCLIETHGSMKEFLEKYIKPKPGEIVDLQGRVLGTHQGIHNYTIGQRRGLGIPYCEPLYVVELDPIMNRVVVATRSQAGKQECYVERVNWLSIPQPANPIKAEVKIRYQAPPQTATVIPLEDNRVKLVFDEPQFGITPGQAAVFYHRDILLGGGIIQRH from the coding sequence ATGAAAAAAGTATTAGTGGGATTGTCAGGGGGAGTAGATAGTTCGGTGACTGCCGCTATTCTCCAAAAACAGGGTTATCATGTGGAGGGGGTTACCCTCTGGCTAATGAAGGGAAAAGGCCAATGTTGTTCAGAAGGCATGTTAGATGCCGCAATTGTATGTGAACAGTTGGGCATAAAACACCATGTAGTAGATGTTAGGGATATATTTCAAAATAACATTGTGGACTACCTTATTGAGGGATATTCTAAAGGCATCACCCCCCTCCCTTGCTCTCAGTGCAACCGTACAGTAAAATTCCCGCCTATGTTGGAATTCGCTCGGAGTCTGGGGTTGGAATATGTAGCTACGGGACACTATGCCAGAGTAGTTTACAACCCCTCTCTCCAACGTTATCAACTATTAAGAGCCATTGATGCTAAAAAAGACCAATCCTACTTTCTCTACGATTTGCCCCAAGAGATTCTACCCTATCTTATCTTCCCCCTGGGCAGTCAAACTAAGGCAGAAACTAGGGCATTGGCCGCACAGTTCAAACTCAAAACCGCCCAAAAACCAGAAAGCCAAGACCTTTGCCTTATTGAAACTCACGGTAGTATGAAAGAATTTCTGGAAAAGTACATAAAACCGAAACCAGGGGAAATAGTGGACTTACAGGGAAGAGTATTGGGCACCCATCAAGGTATTCACAACTATACTATAGGACAAAGAAGGGGTCTGGGTATACCCTATTGTGAACCCCTCTATGTGGTTGAATTGGACCCTATAATGAATAGGGTGGTGGTGGCAACTCGTAGTCAGGCTGGAAAACAAGAGTGTTATGTGGAGAGAGTAAACTGGTTGTCTATCCCCCAACCGGCTAACCCCATCAAGGCAGAGGTGAAAATACGTTATCAGGCCCCTCCTCAAACCGCTACCGTCATCCCATTAGAGGATAATAGGGTAAAACTGGTATTCGATGAACCACAATTTGGTATTACCCCTGGCCAAGCTGCTGTATTCTATCATAGGGATATTCTACTCGGTGGCGGCATTATCCAACGTCATTAA
- a CDS encoding SpoIID/LytB domain-containing protein: MALYFKLPTKQFFLSLSLSTVFSLFTPSTSLFAIDLTVGIVQRFGDNPEDTITLTTVGSQPLLLRFSHKKTKEKIFLYTKKLQLGITKTPLPKKQLQEVVVLGDYGTFETAEDDANHWRRLGIDVEITQPGRWQVWAKRSTYNTPLLRRLLLQQLQQQGYQNVYLESRLVAEKPEVTFTVSGQTYRVDWLEISNPEGVTAVKDGQNGKWTKYAGSFTVQPNSYGDYTLVNRVDLETYLRGVVPHEIGSNAPRAAVEAQTIIARTYALRNTRRFEADNYQLCATTHCQVYYGLSGTSPVADAAITATRGLVLTYNNELVDALYSSTSGGVTSNFSDIWNGENRPYLKPIIDAPYPVWNLAEYSLDNEANFRKFISLEKGFNETGRSLFRWQKQSSLAELTSDLQRYLTRIRHPLADFKTIREMKVVERAPSGRILKLEVVTDLGVVILEKNEVRSAFTPPRSTLFYLEPVYDSQKNLTGYKFIGGGFGHGVGLSQFGSYNLARLGWTAQQILQFYYPGTVVQPLNDSIVFWRPPSVSSHTSKSNDSRYTIKAIY, from the coding sequence ATGGCACTGTATTTTAAACTCCCTACAAAACAGTTTTTCTTATCCCTGTCACTATCCACTGTGTTTTCTCTCTTCACCCCTTCCACCTCCCTTTTTGCCATTGATTTAACAGTAGGAATAGTACAACGGTTTGGGGATAACCCGGAGGATACTATTACTCTCACCACTGTTGGCAGTCAACCCCTACTACTGCGATTTTCCCACAAGAAAACTAAAGAAAAAATTTTTTTGTATACAAAAAAGTTACAATTGGGGATAACCAAAACCCCCCTGCCCAAAAAACAGCTACAGGAGGTGGTGGTATTGGGAGATTATGGCACTTTTGAAACCGCCGAAGATGATGCCAACCACTGGCGTCGTCTGGGAATTGATGTAGAAATAACCCAGCCTGGGCGTTGGCAGGTTTGGGCTAAACGTAGCACTTATAATACCCCCCTCCTTAGAAGACTTTTACTGCAACAACTCCAACAGCAAGGCTATCAGAATGTTTATTTGGAAAGCCGCCTTGTGGCAGAAAAACCAGAAGTCACCTTTACTGTGAGTGGACAAACTTATAGGGTTGACTGGCTAGAGATATCTAACCCCGAGGGAGTTACTGCCGTCAAGGATGGCCAGAATGGCAAGTGGACTAAATATGCCGGTAGTTTTACTGTTCAACCTAATTCCTATGGAGATTATACCCTTGTCAACAGGGTGGACTTAGAAACTTATCTCAGGGGAGTAGTGCCCCATGAAATCGGAAGTAATGCGCCGAGGGCTGCAGTGGAGGCTCAGACTATTATCGCCCGCACCTATGCCCTCCGCAATACCCGTCGCTTTGAAGCGGACAATTACCAACTGTGTGCTACAACCCACTGTCAGGTATACTATGGTCTTTCTGGCACTTCTCCCGTTGCCGATGCGGCCATTACGGCTACTAGGGGATTGGTTTTAACTTATAACAACGAGCTAGTGGATGCCTTATACTCTTCCACTAGTGGTGGCGTTACTTCTAACTTCTCTGATATTTGGAATGGGGAAAATCGCCCCTATTTAAAGCCTATCATCGATGCGCCCTACCCTGTCTGGAACCTGGCTGAATATAGTCTGGACAACGAGGCCAATTTTCGCAAGTTTATCTCCCTAGAAAAGGGTTTTAATGAAACTGGTAGAAGTCTTTTCCGTTGGCAAAAACAAAGTAGTCTGGCTGAATTAACTAGTGATTTGCAAAGATACCTCACTCGCATTAGACATCCCCTGGCCGATTTTAAGACTATTAGGGAAATGAAGGTAGTAGAAAGGGCTCCCTCTGGTAGAATTCTCAAATTGGAGGTTGTCACTGACCTGGGGGTGGTGATTCTCGAGAAGAATGAGGTGAGAAGTGCTTTTACACCTCCCCGCAGCACCCTATTTTATCTTGAGCCTGTTTATGACTCCCAGAAAAACCTAACCGGCTATAAATTCATAGGTGGCGGTTTTGGCCATGGGGTTGGCTTGAGTCAGTTTGGCAGCTATAATCTTGCTAGACTAGGTTGGACTGCTCAACAAATTCTACAATTCTATTATCCCGGCACTGTGGTACAACCTCTCAATGACTCCATCGTTTTCTGGAGGCCCCCTTCTGTTTCTTCCCACACCTCCAAAAGTAACGACAGTCGGTATACAATAAAAGCGATATATTAA
- the typA gene encoding translational GTPase TypA, which translates to MSTPIRNVAIIAHVDHGKTTLVDALLKQSGVFREGEEVPNCVLDCNELERERGITILAKNTAVRYKDTIINIVDTPGHADFGGEVERVLGMVDGCLLIVDANEGPMPQTRFVLKKALEKGLRPIVVINKIDRPNAEPLKVVDKVFDLFVELGADDDQCDFVTLYASGLAGYAKTSLDDDSKDMKPLFEAILRHVPPPPGDPNKPLQLQVTTLDYSEYLGRIVIGRIHNGTIRAGQQAALIKDDGTIVRGKVTKLFGFEGLQRVELESASAGQIVAVAGFNEANIGETIACPNNPQALPLIKVDEPTLKMTFSVNNSPFAGQEGKFVTSRQLRERLMRELETNVALRVEEGESSEQFIVSGRGELHLAILIENMRREGYEFQVSQPQVIFREVNGQPYEPFEYLVIDIPEEAQGPCIETLGRRKAEMQDMQSGGNGRVQMEFIIPARGLIGFRSEFIRITRGEGIMSHSFYEYRPVVGELETRHNGVLISCEEGVATFYALKNAEDRGVFFIEPGTKVYKGMIVGESNRPQDLELNVCKTKQLTNHRSATGDELVQLQAPIEMTLERALEFIGPDELVEVTPKSIRLRKVPSKKLARR; encoded by the coding sequence ATGTCCACCCCTATTCGCAACGTGGCCATAATAGCTCACGTAGACCATGGCAAGACTACATTGGTAGATGCATTATTGAAACAGTCAGGAGTATTCAGAGAGGGAGAAGAAGTACCAAATTGTGTACTGGACTGCAATGAGTTGGAAAGGGAAAGGGGGATTACTATCCTGGCTAAAAATACCGCAGTACGTTATAAGGACACCATAATTAACATCGTAGACACCCCAGGGCACGCAGACTTTGGTGGCGAGGTGGAACGGGTATTGGGGATGGTGGACGGTTGTCTGTTGATTGTGGACGCCAATGAAGGCCCCATGCCCCAGACTCGTTTTGTCCTCAAAAAGGCCCTAGAGAAGGGGTTAAGGCCTATTGTGGTAATAAATAAGATCGATCGACCTAACGCTGAACCCCTTAAGGTGGTAGATAAGGTTTTTGACCTATTTGTGGAATTAGGGGCAGATGACGACCAATGTGATTTTGTAACACTTTATGCTTCAGGTTTAGCGGGTTATGCCAAAACCAGCCTCGATGACGACAGCAAGGACATGAAACCTCTGTTTGAGGCTATTTTGCGTCATGTCCCCCCCCCCCCCGGTGATCCTAACAAGCCCCTACAACTACAGGTAACCACCCTTGATTACTCAGAATATCTGGGCAGGATTGTAATCGGCCGCATCCACAATGGTACTATTAGAGCGGGACAACAGGCTGCCCTCATAAAGGATGATGGGACTATTGTCAGGGGGAAGGTAACAAAGCTTTTCGGCTTTGAGGGTCTACAAAGGGTAGAATTAGAAAGTGCCAGTGCTGGACAGATTGTAGCGGTTGCTGGTTTTAACGAGGCCAACATAGGTGAAACTATAGCTTGTCCCAACAATCCTCAAGCCTTGCCTCTCATTAAGGTGGATGAGCCCACCTTGAAGATGACATTTTCTGTCAATAACTCCCCTTTTGCCGGCCAGGAGGGCAAATTTGTCACCTCCCGTCAACTAAGAGAGCGTCTCATGCGAGAATTGGAGACTAACGTAGCTCTAAGGGTGGAGGAGGGGGAGTCCTCTGAGCAGTTTATTGTTTCCGGTAGAGGAGAACTCCATCTGGCCATCCTTATTGAGAATATGCGTCGGGAAGGCTATGAGTTCCAGGTGTCCCAACCCCAGGTAATCTTTAGGGAAGTCAACGGACAACCCTATGAACCCTTTGAATATCTAGTCATAGACATACCAGAAGAGGCCCAAGGTCCTTGTATTGAAACCCTGGGACGGAGAAAGGCAGAAATGCAGGACATGCAGTCCGGTGGCAACGGCCGCGTCCAGATGGAGTTTATCATCCCTGCCCGCGGTCTTATCGGCTTTCGCAGTGAATTTATCCGTATTACCAGGGGCGAGGGCATTATGAGTCATAGTTTTTATGAATATCGTCCTGTTGTAGGGGAATTAGAAACTCGTCACAATGGCGTGTTAATCTCCTGCGAGGAGGGGGTTGCCACCTTCTACGCCCTTAAAAACGCCGAGGATAGGGGTGTCTTTTTCATTGAGCCCGGCACCAAAGTCTACAAGGGTATGATTGTGGGTGAAAGCAATCGACCTCAAGACCTAGAATTGAACGTCTGCAAGACCAAACAATTAACCAACCATCGTTCGGCCACTGGCGATGAGTTGGTGCAATTGCAAGCGCCTATAGAGATGACCTTAGAAAGGGCGCTAGAATTCATCGGCCCTGATGAACTTGTGGAAGTTACTCCCAAATCTATTCGTCTTCGTAAAGTCCCCTCTAAGAAACTCGCCAGACGTTAG